One Vicugna pacos chromosome 33, VicPac4, whole genome shotgun sequence genomic region harbors:
- the ZBTB44 gene encoding zinc finger and BTB domain-containing protein 44 isoform X5, with product MGSVDEGVTEGLPTLQSTSSTNAHTEDDDRLVLKQRVVFLLENAQYPYQLYIAPPTSSTERPGPNGPDRPFQCPTCGVRFTRIQNLKQHMLIHSGIKPFQCDRCGKKFTRAYSLKMHRLKHEGKRCFRCQICSATFTSFGEYKHHMRVSRHIIRKPRIYECKTCGAMFTNSGNLIVHLRSLNHEASELANYFQSSDFLVPDYLNQEPEDTLVQYDLGEHSFESSSSVQMPVISQVSSTQNCESSFPLGSLGELAEKEEEMPDQPKTSVCAEATRDDPPKSELSSITIE from the exons ATGG GCTCAGTAGATGAAGGCGTCACTGAAGGCTTACCTACACTTCAGAGCACTTCCAGCACTAATGCTCACACAGAGGATGATGACCGGTTAGTCCTGAAACAGCGTGTCGTTTTCTT ATTGGAAAATGCTCAGTATCCCTACCAACTCTACATTGCTCCTCCCACCAGCAGCACAGAACGACCAGGTCCAAATGGTCCAGACAGACCTTTTCAGTGTCCCACCTGTGGGGTGCGATTCACCCGTATTCAGAACCTGAAACAGCACATGCTCATCCACTCAG gAATTAAACCATTTCAGTGTGACCGCTGTGGGAAAAAGTTCACCAGGGCTTACTCGCTAAAGATGCATCGCCTAAAGCATGAAGGTAAACGCTGTTTCCGGTGCCAGATATGTAGTGCCACTTTCACTTCCTTCGGGGAATATAAACACCACATGAGGGTTTCCCGGCACATTATCCGCAAGCCTCGGATTTACGAGTGCAAAACATGTGGCGCCATGTTCACCAACTCTGGGAATTTAATCGTGCACCTGAGGAGTCTGAACCATGAAGCGTCAGAGCTAGCAAACTACTTCCAGAGCAG TGATTTCCTAGTACCGGACTACTTAAACCAGGAGCCGGAAGATACCCTTGTTCAATATGACCTTGGAGAACACAGTTTTGAAAGCAGCTCCTCTGTTCAGATGCCTGTGATTTCACAGGTCTCCTCGACCCAGAATTGTGAAAGCAGTTTTCCTCTGGGGTCTCTTGGTGAGCtggcagaaaaagaggaagaaatgccaGACCAGCCAAAGACCAGTGTTTGTGCCGAGGCAACCAGAGATGACCCCCCAAAATCAGAGCTGTCTTCTATAACTATTGAGTAA
- the ZBTB44 gene encoding zinc finger and BTB domain-containing protein 44 isoform X6 has translation MGSVDEGVTEGLPTLQSTSSTNAHTEDDDRLENAQYPYQLYIAPPTSSTERPGPNGPDRPFQCPTCGVRFTRIQNLKQHMLIHSGIKPFQCDRCGKKFTRAYSLKMHRLKHEGKRCFRCQICSATFTSFGEYKHHMRVSRHIIRKPRIYECKTCGAMFTNSGNLIVHLRSLNHEASELANYFQSSDFLVPDYLNQEPEDTLVQYDLGEHSFESSSSVQMPVISQVSSTQNCESSFPLGSLGELAEKEEEMPDQPKTSVCAEATRDDPPKSELSSITIE, from the exons ATGG GCTCAGTAGATGAAGGCGTCACTGAAGGCTTACCTACACTTCAGAGCACTTCCAGCACTAATGCTCACACAGAGGATGATGACCG ATTGGAAAATGCTCAGTATCCCTACCAACTCTACATTGCTCCTCCCACCAGCAGCACAGAACGACCAGGTCCAAATGGTCCAGACAGACCTTTTCAGTGTCCCACCTGTGGGGTGCGATTCACCCGTATTCAGAACCTGAAACAGCACATGCTCATCCACTCAG gAATTAAACCATTTCAGTGTGACCGCTGTGGGAAAAAGTTCACCAGGGCTTACTCGCTAAAGATGCATCGCCTAAAGCATGAAGGTAAACGCTGTTTCCGGTGCCAGATATGTAGTGCCACTTTCACTTCCTTCGGGGAATATAAACACCACATGAGGGTTTCCCGGCACATTATCCGCAAGCCTCGGATTTACGAGTGCAAAACATGTGGCGCCATGTTCACCAACTCTGGGAATTTAATCGTGCACCTGAGGAGTCTGAACCATGAAGCGTCAGAGCTAGCAAACTACTTCCAGAGCAG TGATTTCCTAGTACCGGACTACTTAAACCAGGAGCCGGAAGATACCCTTGTTCAATATGACCTTGGAGAACACAGTTTTGAAAGCAGCTCCTCTGTTCAGATGCCTGTGATTTCACAGGTCTCCTCGACCCAGAATTGTGAAAGCAGTTTTCCTCTGGGGTCTCTTGGTGAGCtggcagaaaaagaggaagaaatgccaGACCAGCCAAAGACCAGTGTTTGTGCCGAGGCAACCAGAGATGACCCCCCAAAATCAGAGCTGTCTTCTATAACTATTGAGTAA